One region of Streptomyces sp. CG4 genomic DNA includes:
- a CDS encoding tetratricopeptide repeat protein, with product MEALMGMALSAVGTVVSGALSGAGGEAGRRTSERLYDLLSRGRRAGAGGAGNSGSPACGSSRPRLPVTESEQAEAARLLLELARSSPEFAREVTEWVREASWLSPRTVPAVAHGASRPQMLPPATAVFTDRAEVLAWLTALLDEEGRTPGAPTIAVLTGPGGIGKTAAVVRCAFELMDRFPDGVLFADLAGASDGTALQPSDVLARFLERLGVPAAMVPGDEARQRDLYLDCTAGRRMIVVLDNARSDAQVVPLLPASPECLVLVTSRHRPGLLVSEHGARPHSLGPLSLADSVTLIRRVAGSDRAPAPDAVVRAVAEGTGGIPLALCTTGAGLAVREHLTWERVARQLSDRIHGHDAGGAAMGEPTPDAPADPVRAVQDVSYGELGPDCATLYRAIAVWPWPTVTVRCAAHAAGIDEDEARALLEQLARVHLLEEVGAERYRFHDLTRAHAHALAAAEDGHGRMAAAVRRVAVAQLRFAAGRDFRVMPLRWRLGPAYRGLALPEHRDPADGKHALADLRAERENLAAVVRAAAHHGFDDLVWQLCEALWALHLLLGFHAQWIDTHLLGAEAARRSAAEFGDPRAVGRMLTQLAFAYMGVGRADEAARALEEARAADQACGHHRGEATAVESLGLLHLKQWEFVAAQRCFEEAQEILRRIGPGQDGWTDVPRATALLAHHIGRAQTKQGHFTAAVARLNDALAQFRRLPGGDPYNVGRVYMSLGDAHLDAGDAELARVCLDKAVEAMTEADAALQLADALEARSRCHRRAGRPAEEAEDLRAAATCYEEHGNQAGLDKVRSRLAELTA from the coding sequence GGCTCCCCAGCGTGCGGTTCGAGTCGGCCCAGACTGCCCGTCACCGAGTCCGAGCAGGCCGAGGCGGCCCGGCTCCTGCTGGAACTCGCCCGCAGCTCACCGGAGTTCGCCCGCGAGGTGACCGAGTGGGTCCGCGAGGCCTCGTGGCTGTCGCCCCGCACCGTACCCGCCGTGGCGCACGGCGCCTCCCGGCCGCAGATGCTGCCGCCGGCGACGGCCGTGTTCACCGACCGCGCGGAGGTGCTCGCCTGGCTCACGGCGCTGCTGGACGAGGAGGGCCGTACCCCGGGTGCGCCGACGATCGCCGTGCTCACCGGGCCGGGCGGCATCGGCAAGACCGCCGCCGTCGTCCGGTGCGCGTTCGAGCTGATGGACCGGTTTCCCGACGGCGTGCTGTTCGCGGACCTGGCGGGCGCGTCGGACGGTACGGCGCTCCAGCCCTCCGACGTGCTCGCGCGGTTCCTGGAGCGGCTCGGGGTTCCGGCCGCCATGGTGCCCGGCGACGAGGCACGGCAGCGGGATCTGTACCTCGACTGCACGGCAGGGCGGCGCATGATCGTCGTACTGGACAACGCCCGTAGCGACGCCCAGGTCGTTCCGCTGCTCCCGGCGTCCCCGGAGTGTCTCGTGCTGGTCACGAGCCGGCACCGGCCGGGGCTTCTCGTGTCCGAGCACGGGGCACGGCCGCATTCCCTGGGGCCGCTGTCCCTCGCGGATTCCGTCACCCTGATCAGGCGGGTCGCCGGCAGCGACCGCGCGCCGGCTCCGGACGCCGTCGTCCGGGCCGTCGCGGAAGGCACGGGCGGGATCCCCCTCGCCCTGTGCACCACGGGCGCCGGGCTGGCCGTCCGGGAACACCTGACGTGGGAGCGGGTCGCGCGGCAGCTGTCCGACCGGATCCACGGCCACGACGCGGGAGGCGCCGCCATGGGAGAACCGACCCCCGACGCCCCGGCCGACCCCGTCCGCGCCGTCCAGGATGTCTCCTACGGCGAACTCGGCCCCGACTGCGCCACGTTGTACCGCGCGATCGCGGTGTGGCCCTGGCCGACCGTGACCGTACGGTGCGCCGCGCATGCCGCCGGCATCGACGAGGACGAGGCGCGGGCGCTGCTGGAGCAGCTCGCCCGAGTGCATCTGCTGGAGGAGGTCGGGGCGGAGCGCTACCGCTTCCACGACCTCACCCGGGCCCACGCCCACGCGCTCGCGGCCGCCGAGGACGGGCACGGCCGGATGGCCGCCGCGGTCCGCCGGGTGGCGGTCGCGCAGCTGCGTTTCGCGGCGGGACGGGACTTCCGGGTCATGCCGCTGCGCTGGCGGCTCGGCCCCGCCTATCGGGGGCTCGCCCTCCCGGAGCACCGCGACCCCGCCGACGGCAAGCACGCGCTGGCCGACCTGCGCGCCGAACGGGAGAACCTCGCGGCCGTCGTCCGGGCCGCCGCGCACCACGGCTTCGACGACCTCGTCTGGCAGCTGTGCGAGGCCCTGTGGGCCCTCCATCTGCTGCTCGGCTTCCACGCCCAGTGGATCGACACCCACCTGCTCGGGGCCGAGGCCGCCCGGCGCAGCGCGGCGGAGTTCGGCGACCCGCGCGCCGTGGGCCGCATGCTGACCCAACTGGCCTTTGCCTACATGGGAGTCGGCCGGGCGGACGAGGCGGCCCGTGCCCTTGAGGAGGCGAGGGCCGCGGACCAGGCCTGTGGCCACCACCGGGGCGAGGCGACCGCCGTGGAGTCCCTGGGCCTGCTCCACCTCAAGCAGTGGGAGTTCGTGGCGGCCCAGCGGTGCTTCGAGGAGGCACAGGAGATCCTCCGCCGCATCGGCCCGGGCCAGGACGGCTGGACGGACGTACCGCGCGCCACCGCCCTGTTGGCACACCACATCGGCCGCGCCCAGACCAAGCAGGGCCACTTCACCGCCGCCGTCGCCCGGTTGAACGACGCCCTGGCGCAGTTCCGCCGGCTGCCGGGCGGTGACCCCTACAACGTGGGCCGTGTCTACATGAGTCTGGGCGACGCGCACCTGGACGCGGGAGACGCGGAACTCGCGCGCGTGTGCCTGGACAAGGCCGTCGAGGCCATGACCGAGGCCGACGCGGCGCTGCAACTCGCCGACGCCCTCGAAGCGAGGTCCCGGTGCCATCGCCGCGCGGGCCGCCCGGCGGAGGAGGCGGAAGACCTCCGCGCCGCCGCCACCTGCTACGAGGAGCACGGGAACCAGGCCGGCCTGGACAAGGTGAGGTCGCGGCTGGCCGAGCTGACGGCCTGA